A genomic stretch from Glaciecola nitratireducens FR1064 includes:
- a CDS encoding DUF349 domain-containing protein → MIFDRFFKAKHLSSDPEVRLTAISSLSLDKPADKQALHELAFNDSQANVSVAALDKLNSFPLWLKASETAESSRLKRLAHERVLAEVNNPNSTLLTQADFNSFVAESKNLVLLEQMLFSNQRLQNNDALALSVLLKINKVNTNRLYFKDHANQAQQQVIVARTDEINELSKMLKFANHDVVINAIEAKIENLRALAALPIKIKQDATLVISKLLALKDNNDYEQLYEGKQQLCQEFEQYKAQFNVLDEETALLLAEKYLRVNESVEKRLAALKEEWQNTNELKLTTNALSEIEERFKEVKQQIDAILASIDDPSLLAQSKLLSNALSDISLDIEDAKKRPQTVAHKRTIKQIYANIETYQGFLEQLPNVRETQENAKALVIKLQALSDELPVDELADLVKQLKREWNKMLSECSLPLPEPILAAWQGAEKKHRSKITAVQEELKQQEKKTLAKLKTVQRMINQGSFKPALSTFKYAQKMYALLPDKNQKNLSKLYLELHEKATELQELQAFIAGPRKPAMLEEVNALALQQNVEDIPGRAQSVKTLRAQWNELGKLGTDEDDALNKAFDDAIEKAFMPCREHYAEQDKVRAENALQAKVIIDELAELAKHENTATIGRALSAINKKWRALGNLEQSERRKLQKTYQTALKPIQVRLDAFYSDNLERKQALLKKAEQLDAVEDVSNAAESAKQYQQQWKEIGFSGKQTDDELWTAFRKANDAVFAKISEKRDAEASELSQAKTEFYTDAAALSEQLKTATELKDLSDFSANVEVLNDKLRDIPTRQAKTEQQKLDSILVQYKAKQLEFEEQKNTAQWTNLFDTLAAWTDDSLPESAAELPNKFQQLMKLSSNDKGDDKRKELTIQAEIIADLPSNKADEKERKLLQLQLMAARLEGSDIPTVDALLADWISCGPLLKTDQALLKRLKKVILA, encoded by the coding sequence ATGATATTTGATAGGTTCTTTAAAGCAAAACACCTTAGCTCAGATCCCGAAGTCCGTCTAACTGCTATTTCTAGTTTGTCATTGGATAAACCAGCAGACAAGCAAGCCTTGCACGAACTAGCATTTAACGATAGCCAAGCAAATGTAAGCGTAGCAGCGCTGGATAAGTTAAATTCCTTTCCTTTGTGGTTAAAGGCGTCAGAGACAGCAGAAAGTTCGAGACTAAAGAGACTTGCTCACGAGCGGGTTTTGGCGGAAGTAAATAACCCCAATTCAACTTTGCTGACTCAAGCCGATTTTAATTCATTTGTAGCCGAATCTAAGAATCTGGTGTTACTTGAACAAATGCTATTCAGCAATCAACGCTTGCAAAACAATGATGCACTAGCACTATCTGTGCTGTTGAAAATAAATAAAGTAAATACAAATCGACTGTATTTTAAAGATCATGCTAATCAAGCACAGCAGCAGGTCATCGTAGCTAGAACAGATGAAATTAACGAATTAAGTAAAATGCTTAAGTTCGCAAACCATGATGTTGTGATTAATGCAATTGAAGCGAAAATTGAAAATCTGAGAGCGTTGGCGGCGTTGCCAATTAAGATTAAACAAGATGCAACACTGGTTATTTCGAAACTTCTTGCGTTAAAAGACAACAATGATTACGAACAACTGTATGAGGGCAAACAGCAACTTTGCCAAGAGTTCGAGCAATACAAAGCCCAATTTAATGTTTTAGATGAGGAAACAGCGCTGTTGTTGGCCGAAAAATACTTGCGCGTAAATGAGTCTGTTGAGAAGCGTTTAGCTGCACTAAAAGAAGAGTGGCAAAATACTAACGAGCTGAAGCTGACAACAAATGCACTGTCTGAAATAGAGGAACGCTTCAAAGAAGTGAAACAGCAGATAGACGCGATTTTAGCATCAATTGATGACCCGAGTTTGCTAGCGCAGTCGAAATTACTCAGCAACGCATTGTCTGACATTAGTCTCGATATTGAGGATGCGAAGAAGCGTCCGCAAACCGTAGCGCATAAGCGCACAATTAAGCAGATATACGCAAACATCGAAACTTACCAAGGTTTTTTGGAACAACTACCTAATGTGCGCGAGACACAAGAGAATGCCAAAGCTTTAGTTATAAAGCTGCAGGCGCTATCCGATGAGTTACCCGTTGATGAACTTGCTGATTTGGTAAAGCAACTAAAACGTGAGTGGAATAAGATGTTGTCGGAGTGTTCGTTGCCGCTTCCGGAACCGATATTAGCAGCTTGGCAAGGCGCAGAGAAAAAGCACCGTAGCAAAATCACTGCTGTTCAGGAGGAACTTAAACAGCAAGAAAAAAAGACATTAGCTAAGCTTAAAACCGTTCAGAGAATGATCAATCAGGGTAGCTTTAAACCTGCGCTGTCGACATTTAAATATGCGCAAAAAATGTATGCGTTATTACCTGATAAAAATCAAAAAAACTTGTCGAAACTATACTTAGAATTACATGAGAAGGCCACTGAGCTGCAAGAACTTCAGGCTTTTATTGCGGGCCCAAGAAAACCTGCAATGCTTGAAGAAGTTAATGCTTTAGCACTCCAACAAAACGTAGAGGATATCCCTGGTAGAGCGCAAAGCGTTAAAACCTTGAGGGCGCAGTGGAATGAACTTGGTAAACTTGGAACTGATGAAGATGATGCGCTCAATAAAGCGTTCGATGATGCAATAGAAAAGGCGTTTATGCCGTGTCGTGAACATTATGCTGAACAAGATAAAGTTCGAGCTGAAAACGCGCTGCAAGCAAAGGTAATTATCGACGAGTTAGCGGAACTGGCTAAGCATGAAAATACAGCAACTATTGGTCGTGCCTTAAGCGCTATTAATAAAAAATGGCGCGCCTTAGGTAATCTTGAGCAAAGTGAACGTCGTAAGCTGCAAAAGACGTATCAAACTGCGCTAAAGCCTATACAAGTGCGCTTGGATGCTTTTTATTCTGACAATTTAGAGCGTAAACAAGCGCTCTTGAAAAAAGCTGAGCAACTCGATGCAGTAGAAGATGTTAGCAATGCAGCAGAATCTGCAAAGCAGTATCAACAGCAGTGGAAAGAAATCGGCTTTTCAGGAAAACAAACAGACGATGAGCTATGGACAGCATTTCGCAAAGCCAATGATGCCGTTTTTGCAAAAATAAGTGAAAAAAGAGACGCTGAAGCCTCAGAGCTATCGCAAGCAAAAACAGAGTTTTACACCGATGCTGCAGCCTTGAGTGAGCAACTCAAAACAGCGACTGAACTGAAAGACCTGTCTGATTTTAGCGCTAATGTAGAGGTGTTGAACGATAAACTTCGTGATATACCAACGCGACAAGCGAAAACGGAACAGCAAAAGTTAGACTCGATTTTAGTGCAGTACAAAGCGAAACAGCTTGAGTTTGAAGAACAGAAAAACACCGCACAGTGGACTAATCTATTTGATACGCTGGCAGCTTGGACTGACGACTCATTGCCAGAGAGTGCAGCTGAGTTACCCAACAAATTTCAACAGCTAATGAAGTTATCAAGTAACGACAAAGGTGATGACAAACGCAAAGAGCTTACTATACAA
- a CDS encoding YeaC family protein, producing the protein MDIQQLVRAMTPQIYENLRTAVEIGKWPDGKALTEEQKSNSLQAVLMYQSRVEQSEQHMTIGKNGEVVQKSRSQLKQEFDKALGKDTTSEAAEQSSADDLNTIARFKQNDI; encoded by the coding sequence GTGGATATTCAACAACTTGTTCGTGCAATGACACCGCAAATTTATGAAAACTTGCGCACAGCTGTCGAAATCGGTAAGTGGCCAGATGGAAAAGCGCTAACTGAAGAGCAGAAAAGCAACTCTTTGCAGGCGGTATTAATGTACCAGTCGAGAGTAGAGCAGTCAGAGCAGCACATGACCATTGGTAAAAATGGTGAAGTCGTTCAAAAAAGCCGTTCGCAACTCAAACAAGAGTTTGATAAAGCCTTGGGTAAAGACACAACATCAGAAGCTGCCGAGCAGAGCAGTGCAGACGACTTAAATACTATTGCGCGGTTTAAACAAAATGATATTTGA
- a CDS encoding zinc-ribbon domain-containing protein: protein MAITACPSCSKPISDKAKSCSHCGFNIGSATAEDIERKAKFAHYQAMQKLQNQSMLAILLFITGFGFIYWGGSEPGEIQYNLSIGATIVGFVWYAVNRVRLALAKRK from the coding sequence ATGGCTATTACAGCATGCCCATCTTGTTCAAAACCTATTTCTGACAAAGCAAAGTCATGCAGCCACTGCGGCTTCAATATTGGTAGCGCGACGGCAGAAGATATCGAGAGAAAAGCGAAGTTTGCACATTATCAAGCAATGCAAAAATTACAGAATCAATCAATGCTTGCTATCCTGTTGTTTATAACTGGATTTGGCTTTATTTATTGGGGCGGCTCAGAGCCAGGTGAAATTCAATATAACTTATCAATTGGCGCAACGATAGTTGGGTTCGTTTGGTATGCAGTCAATAGAGTCAGGCTCGCATTGGCAAAAAGGAAGTAA
- a CDS encoding alanine/glycine:cation symporter family protein produces MEGLLDFFNLLDGFLGSAAWFPYILLGVGAFFTIYLKFPQIRFFKHAWLVVTGKFDKADEPGDTTHFRALTTALSGTVGTGNISGVAFAIFLGGPAALFWMWATAFLGMTTKFVEVTLSHKYRVKTEDGSMAGGPMYYMDRRLNMKWLAVAFAIATVISSFGTGNLPQSNGIATSIESTFGFAPVVVGGVLSVLLGLVILGGIKRIAAVTSRIVPLMALIYIVGAFAVIFANIENVGPAFASVVSDAFTGSAAAGGFLGATLAYAFNRGVNRGLFSNEAGQGSAPIAHAAAKTKEPVSEGMVSILEPFIDTIIICTITGLVILSSGVWKEKHQNTFDRSDMTFFAGQYDESNSEDINKLFLHLNNVEGEKVENFTGQINVVNGTATSGGFTLINSRSIAEDVTYSVGSSEDPFTGTLKIEDGALVKESIIVEGKSLVHSANLTAIAFTRGYFGEFGKYIVSIGLLLFAFSTAIAWSYYGDRAMTYLLGPRSVMPYRVIYCAGFFWAAVSDTTLVWALSAVAIVVMTLPNLFGIMMLRKEMKESVNEYWEKQKK; encoded by the coding sequence TTGGAAGGTTTATTAGATTTTTTTAATCTGCTCGATGGATTTTTGGGCAGTGCGGCTTGGTTTCCATACATCCTGCTGGGTGTTGGTGCATTCTTTACTATTTATCTTAAATTTCCGCAAATACGGTTCTTCAAGCATGCTTGGTTAGTCGTTACGGGTAAATTTGATAAGGCGGATGAACCAGGTGATACCACGCATTTTAGGGCGCTAACTACAGCGCTCTCCGGCACAGTTGGTACAGGTAATATAAGTGGTGTGGCGTTTGCTATATTTTTGGGCGGTCCTGCTGCTCTTTTTTGGATGTGGGCAACGGCATTCTTAGGAATGACGACCAAGTTTGTAGAAGTAACACTCTCGCACAAATACCGCGTTAAAACCGAAGATGGCTCGATGGCTGGTGGCCCAATGTACTACATGGACCGTAGACTAAACATGAAATGGTTAGCGGTCGCGTTTGCAATCGCAACAGTAATCAGCTCATTTGGAACGGGTAACTTACCTCAGAGTAACGGTATTGCAACTAGTATAGAATCAACGTTTGGTTTCGCACCGGTGGTTGTTGGTGGCGTTCTTTCTGTGCTGCTTGGTCTAGTTATTCTAGGTGGTATTAAACGCATCGCTGCGGTTACTAGTAGAATAGTACCGTTGATGGCATTGATTTATATCGTCGGCGCCTTCGCTGTAATTTTTGCTAACATAGAAAATGTCGGTCCAGCTTTTGCTTCAGTTGTCAGTGATGCATTTACAGGCTCTGCGGCTGCGGGTGGCTTCTTGGGGGCAACACTTGCTTATGCGTTCAACAGAGGCGTAAATCGCGGTCTATTCAGTAACGAAGCGGGACAAGGTTCAGCGCCTATTGCGCATGCTGCAGCAAAAACCAAAGAGCCTGTGTCAGAGGGCATGGTTTCTATATTAGAGCCATTCATCGACACTATTATCATATGTACGATTACAGGCTTAGTAATACTGTCATCTGGCGTATGGAAAGAGAAGCATCAAAACACCTTCGATCGCTCAGATATGACTTTTTTCGCGGGCCAATATGACGAATCAAACAGCGAAGACATCAATAAATTGTTTTTGCACTTAAACAATGTGGAAGGCGAAAAGGTTGAAAACTTCACAGGCCAAATTAATGTGGTCAATGGGACGGCCACGTCAGGCGGTTTCACGTTAATTAACAGCCGTTCAATAGCTGAAGACGTGACTTACAGCGTTGGCTCTTCTGAGGACCCATTCACCGGTACCTTAAAAATAGAAGACGGTGCTTTAGTTAAGGAAAGCATCATCGTGGAAGGGAAATCGCTGGTTCACTCGGCTAACCTAACTGCCATTGCCTTTACTCGTGGCTATTTTGGTGAGTTTGGTAAGTACATTGTGTCAATCGGGCTATTACTATTCGCGTTTTCGACGGCAATTGCATGGTCTTACTATGGTGATAGGGCAATGACATATTTGCTTGGTCCACGTTCGGTCATGCCTTATCGCGTCATTTATTGCGCTGGTTTTTTCTGGGCAGCTGTTTCAGATACCACATTAGTTTGGGCACTATCAGCAGTAGCTATTGTCGTCATGACCTTGCCAAACTTGTTCGGTATTATGATGCTGCGAAAGGAAATGAAAGAATCAGTCAATGAGTACTGGGAAAAGCAGAAAAAATAA
- a CDS encoding M14 family metallopeptidase: MIITSQFDSGNIRVIQATDPQNIKLAINPDNGSEFYQWFHFKLQSTKFVEHKLVITDLEKSAYPDGWPGYQAVASYDREEWFRVETSFHDNNLTIDFVPEYDSVYFAYFTPYSYERHQDFISAAQMSFDCELRHIGFTLDKRDMSLLVIGEEAEGKNKIWVTARQHPGESMAEWLVEGLVRRLLDEDDGVAKKLLEDNVFYVIPNMNPDGSARGHLRTNAVGTNLNREWKNPSEDKSPEVLYTLQAMDKYGVDMFLDIHGDEALPYNFVAGCEGNPNYNARLEALETRFKEALLLATPEFQDVFGYAKDAPGTGNTAIAANAVGHRFDCLSYTVEMPFKDNDNLPDPAYGWSAPRCQQFGEDLLIAIRAVSASLR; encoded by the coding sequence ATGATAATAACAAGCCAATTTGATAGTGGTAATATTCGAGTTATTCAAGCTACAGATCCTCAAAATATAAAGTTAGCTATTAATCCTGATAATGGTTCAGAGTTTTATCAATGGTTTCACTTTAAACTTCAGTCAACAAAGTTTGTTGAACATAAGCTGGTTATTACTGACCTAGAGAAATCGGCATATCCTGATGGATGGCCTGGATATCAGGCTGTGGCTTCTTACGATCGCGAAGAATGGTTTAGAGTTGAAACCAGTTTTCATGACAACAATTTGACCATTGATTTTGTGCCTGAATATGATTCAGTCTACTTCGCCTATTTTACTCCTTATAGCTACGAGCGCCACCAAGACTTCATATCTGCTGCGCAAATGTCATTTGATTGTGAACTAAGACACATTGGATTTACGTTGGATAAGCGTGATATGTCGTTACTTGTCATCGGTGAAGAAGCCGAAGGTAAGAATAAAATTTGGGTGACGGCAAGACAGCATCCAGGTGAGTCTATGGCTGAATGGTTGGTAGAAGGTTTAGTTCGACGTTTACTTGATGAAGATGACGGTGTTGCAAAAAAATTATTGGAAGACAACGTCTTTTATGTGATCCCTAACATGAACCCCGATGGGTCAGCGCGTGGTCATTTGCGCACCAATGCGGTCGGTACTAATCTGAACCGTGAGTGGAAAAACCCCAGCGAAGATAAAAGTCCTGAAGTGCTATATACGCTGCAAGCTATGGATAAATATGGCGTTGATATGTTCTTAGATATTCACGGCGATGAAGCGCTGCCGTATAACTTTGTCGCAGGTTGTGAAGGTAACCCAAATTATAATGCGCGTTTAGAAGCCCTAGAAACGCGGTTCAAAGAAGCGTTACTATTAGCAACACCAGAATTCCAGGATGTATTTGGATATGCTAAAGATGCGCCTGGTACTGGAAATACAGCGATAGCTGCTAACGCAGTTGGACATCGTTTCGATTGCCTTTCATACACAGTTGAAATGCCTTTTAAAGATAATGATAATTTACCCGATCCAGCCTACGGTTGGTCAGCTCCGCGCTGCCAGCAATTTGGCGAAGATTTGTTAATTGCAATAAGAGCTGTTAGCGCTAGTTTGCGCTAA
- a CDS encoding TlpA family protein disulfide reductase: MDIKSFFKKSSWTRDILFGMLIILGFMAYQNRNLLDDDGSIQISSQHFITLSGDMYSLAPSDKKTLVYFFAPWCTVCKMSIANLDVVDTNEYNVVRIALDYQSVEEIEAFAKDAGVNGTVLLGGEPHKQRFNISGYPTYYILDEQLQVISHDMGYSTSLGLKLRTKVL, from the coding sequence TTGGACATTAAGTCGTTTTTCAAAAAAAGCTCTTGGACTCGAGATATTCTTTTCGGGATGCTCATTATTTTAGGCTTTATGGCTTATCAAAACCGAAATCTGCTAGATGATGACGGTTCTATTCAAATAAGCTCTCAACACTTTATTACGCTCAGCGGTGACATGTATTCACTTGCTCCGAGCGATAAAAAAACATTGGTTTATTTTTTTGCGCCGTGGTGCACAGTCTGCAAGATGAGCATAGCAAATTTGGATGTTGTCGATACCAATGAATACAACGTCGTCAGAATCGCTTTAGACTATCAGTCGGTAGAAGAAATTGAGGCTTTTGCTAAAGATGCTGGCGTTAATGGGACCGTTTTACTTGGCGGTGAACCCCACAAGCAGCGTTTTAACATAAGTGGATATCCGACGTATTATATCTTGGATGAACAACTGCAGGTAATTAGTCACGACATGGGCTACAGCACTTCTCTTGGTTTGAAATTGAGAACTAAGGTTCTTTGA